One window of Methanogenium organophilum genomic DNA carries:
- a CDS encoding FAD-dependent oxidoreductase: MITVIGGGPAGRIAAMRLAAHGKEVTLFDSRPEGLGGQCLHEGCMVICAQNDAARACDEVKNLHRMGITASAPSVDYARLQEKMADIQETIAGVIDTETTEAGVTVVPEHACLEGKRVFAGGREYLSEAVLIATGSAPRIPDIPGTGLTGVYTAHSLPCLRKTPRKMVIIGGGVIAAEYAYIFCAIGADVEIVARSTLLRPFPGTLVKGVRRDLRGVRIREETETVAIEGTDSVTGVKIRCNGDEDIIPCDTVLIAAGLAPRTEGISGISCGPNGEIRINDRMETNVPGVYAAGDVTGPPYLTPVARREGRRAADAILGLPLKPAPACIPQTVRLRHEHSFALHPDAKGNGIMIPSPAGPGSFWLVPDRNTGRSLLMTEKETGRMTGFYEAAPQSSSGAGYLAYLINEGIPVDAMEPFMEVHPSAEGITWLMRYSAEQREHQ, translated from the coding sequence ATGATCACTGTCATCGGTGGCGGCCCTGCGGGACGGATTGCAGCGATGCGTCTTGCCGCACATGGAAAGGAGGTCACCCTTTTTGACAGCCGTCCGGAGGGGCTGGGCGGACAGTGTCTGCATGAGGGATGCATGGTAATATGTGCCCAGAATGATGCGGCACGGGCCTGTGACGAGGTGAAAAATCTCCACCGGATGGGGATCACGGCTTCTGCACCCAGTGTCGACTATGCCCGCCTGCAGGAGAAAATGGCAGATATCCAGGAGACCATTGCGGGTGTGATTGACACCGAGACAACGGAGGCAGGCGTTACTGTCGTTCCGGAACACGCCTGTTTGGAAGGGAAACGGGTGTTTGCAGGCGGCAGGGAATATCTGTCAGAAGCAGTCCTTATTGCAACCGGATCAGCGCCCCGCATCCCTGATATCCCGGGAACCGGACTCACAGGAGTATACACCGCACATTCCCTTCCCTGTCTCAGAAAAACACCCCGGAAAATGGTGATTATCGGCGGGGGAGTTATCGCAGCCGAGTACGCCTACATATTTTGTGCCATCGGAGCAGACGTTGAGATTGTGGCAAGGAGCACGCTTCTCCGTCCCTTCCCCGGCACCCTTGTCAAAGGTGTCCGGCGGGATCTCAGAGGTGTCCGGATTCGTGAGGAGACAGAGACTGTCGCAATAGAAGGCACCGACAGTGTGACCGGAGTGAAAATCCGGTGCAACGGGGATGAAGATATAATTCCCTGTGACACTGTGCTCATCGCAGCAGGCCTTGCCCCCCGGACAGAGGGGATCTCCGGCATCTCCTGTGGACCAAACGGTGAAATCCGGATTAATGACCGAATGGAAACAAATGTTCCCGGCGTCTATGCGGCAGGTGATGTGACGGGACCCCCGTACCTCACCCCGGTGGCCCGGCGGGAAGGACGGCGGGCCGCGGATGCCATCCTCGGTCTGCCCCTGAAGCCTGCACCGGCCTGTATCCCGCAGACCGTCAGACTGCGCCATGAACATTCGTTTGCCCTTCACCCGGATGCAAAAGGAAACGGCATCATGATCCCGTCACCGGCAGGACCTGGCTCCTTCTGGCTCGTCCCGGATCGCAATACCGGCAGATCACTTCTTATGACCGAAAAAGAGACCGGCAGGATGACCGGATTCTATGAGGCGGCACCGCAGTCATCGTCCGGCGCAGGTTACCTTGCATACCTGATCAATGAGGGAATACCTGTCGATGCGATGGAGCCGTTTATGGAAGTGCATCCATCAGCAGAAGGGATTACCTGGCTGATGAGATACTCTGCAGAACAACGGGAACACCAGTAA
- a CDS encoding MIP/aquaporin family protein, with amino-acid sequence MASLMRRSVAELVGTMLLVYFGPGAAALLLMIAARESGPLQSLTIGSLGGLADWLAIGLAFAIVIAVVIYALGRVSGAHINPAVTIALFASKRFPATDTVAYIIAQMVGAVIGSILFYLSAGLDAVTIGGLGATAPAAGVTFGMAVLAETIGTFVLMLIIMGVAVDEKAPPGFAGLIIGLTVGGIITTIGGLTGSSLNPARSFGPMVGDLLLGGPDVLAAFPIYIIGPILGALIAVFFYDWIVKED; translated from the coding sequence ATGGCATCTCTGATGAGGCGTTCCGTTGCTGAACTCGTGGGCACGATGCTCCTGGTCTACTTTGGACCTGGTGCTGCAGCCCTGCTTCTGATGATTGCTGCACGGGAGTCGGGTCCCTTGCAGTCCCTGACAATCGGTTCGCTGGGCGGTCTTGCGGACTGGCTTGCAATCGGTCTGGCCTTTGCGATTGTGATCGCTGTGGTGATCTACGCCCTTGGCCGGGTGTCGGGAGCTCATATCAACCCGGCGGTAACAATAGCCCTTTTTGCCTCAAAGCGGTTCCCGGCAACCGACACGGTGGCATATATCATTGCCCAGATGGTGGGTGCCGTTATCGGGAGTATCCTCTTCTACCTCTCGGCAGGACTGGATGCGGTCACGATTGGCGGGCTCGGGGCAACCGCACCGGCGGCAGGGGTAACGTTCGGGATGGCGGTCCTTGCAGAGACCATCGGCACTTTTGTCCTGATGCTGATCATCATGGGTGTTGCGGTGGACGAGAAGGCACCGCCTGGTTTTGCCGGGCTGATCATCGGTCTTACGGTGGGTGGTATCATCACCACCATTGGTGGTTTGACCGGCTCTTCCCTGAATCCGGCCCGTAGTTTTGGGCCAATGGTGGGTGATCTTCTCCTTGGAGGACCGGATGTGCTGGCGGCGTTCCCCATCTATATCATCGGCCCCATTCTGGGGGCACTCATTGCTGTCTTCTTCTACGACTGGATCGTAAAAGAGGACTAA
- a CDS encoding DUF2180 family protein, whose protein sequence is MKCYICAREGRDSDAVAVCIVCGMGLCMDHAIREENDVWEGGYPFPAKKVKQRLPRILCPECSVAMKGDS, encoded by the coding sequence ATGAAGTGTTACATATGTGCAAGAGAGGGCAGAGATTCCGACGCTGTTGCCGTCTGTATCGTCTGCGGGATGGGTCTCTGCATGGATCATGCAATCCGTGAGGAGAATGATGTCTGGGAGGGTGGATATCCGTTCCCGGCAAAAAAGGTCAAACAGCGCCTCCCGCGTATCCTCTGTCCGGAATGCTCTGTTGCAATGAAAGGAGATTCGTGA
- a CDS encoding DUF2193 domain-containing protein, which yields MENIYKKMVDEAMGAQWADVNVLKEKRGTEFHVTDGKPYVDAVNKMTVGDGQSKAVIDLHVQSVNAHYDSLTALTNYVRPEDDPFVEHYQTPVILEVLCDQDEKFHKSVETFIAKIGDMNAMVGLESARRYAGFYGPTCVVDFAMIPGSTSNVVNQILKKTDIPEDHKKTLLAAKSWGMNTSYGVGEVFAQSVEGGDTLAAAVEKEIAQLKGIYENPVEAQAKLMDSLGMDSFDPRKYMAEYRKKMEPVVKAAVEDGVHYANIVTIPAYCVGDIAHHIAQSTFNMCKDDMVMGIIEAVTQVMDNSLRAAIPKFKSPGQVLALATGSGAAAAECLLEMDGFSGPSVVEFLTRRFHNYVQLYPTRGAAAELHNCDFMDMVYRGWGIIDRARKMKAGTDADLKPNISGLPIDLGPLMSHDVINNPQRYVYPACAITVRFAAMMSLADYPCLLTSEPVTATMMTNVIALDKATPAAPVRACKNCASASLVDFRHQYCEYREAV from the coding sequence ATGGAGAATATCTACAAGAAAATGGTTGACGAGGCCATGGGGGCCCAGTGGGCCGACGTCAATGTCCTGAAAGAGAAAAGAGGGACAGAATTCCATGTGACAGACGGGAAACCGTATGTCGATGCTGTAAACAAGATGACTGTTGGGGACGGGCAGTCGAAGGCCGTCATTGATCTCCACGTACAGTCGGTGAATGCCCACTATGATTCGCTGACCGCTCTCACAAACTATGTGAGGCCTGAGGACGACCCGTTTGTCGAGCACTACCAGACACCGGTGATCCTTGAGGTCCTCTGTGATCAGGACGAAAAATTCCACAAGAGTGTGGAGACGTTCATTGCAAAGATTGGCGACATGAACGCAATGGTTGGTCTTGAGTCCGCCCGCCGGTATGCCGGGTTCTATGGCCCTACCTGTGTGGTCGACTTTGCGATGATCCCCGGTTCCACCAGTAATGTGGTGAACCAGATCCTCAAGAAAACAGACATCCCGGAAGACCACAAAAAGACCCTTCTTGCGGCCAAGTCCTGGGGTATGAACACCTCATATGGTGTGGGAGAGGTCTTTGCACAGTCTGTAGAAGGCGGTGACACCCTTGCTGCAGCAGTTGAGAAGGAGATTGCCCAGTTAAAGGGCATTTATGAAAATCCGGTCGAGGCACAGGCCAAACTGATGGACAGCCTTGGCATGGACTCATTTGACCCGCGGAAATACATGGCGGAATACCGCAAAAAGATGGAGCCTGTGGTGAAAGCAGCAGTGGAGGACGGTGTGCACTATGCAAACATCGTTACAATTCCTGCCTACTGTGTGGGTGACATTGCTCACCATATCGCCCAGTCCACGTTCAACATGTGCAAGGATGATATGGTGATGGGCATTATCGAGGCGGTAACGCAGGTAATGGATAATTCCCTGCGTGCCGCCATCCCGAAGTTCAAGAGTCCTGGTCAGGTCCTCGCGCTTGCCACCGGGAGCGGTGCCGCCGCAGCGGAGTGCCTGCTTGAAATGGACGGATTTAGCGGACCCTCAGTCGTTGAGTTCCTGACCCGCCGGTTCCACAACTATGTACAGCTCTACCCGACACGCGGGGCAGCAGCAGAGCTGCACAACTGTGACTTCATGGACATGGTCTACCGTGGCTGGGGTATCATAGACCGGGCACGGAAGATGAAGGCAGGAACTGACGCTGACTTAAAGCCGAATATCAGCGGCCTCCCGATTGACCTCGGGCCGCTCATGTCTCATGATGTGATCAACAATCCACAGCGGTATGTCTATCCGGCCTGTGCCATCACAGTGCGGTTTGCCGCGATGATGAGCCTTGCTGATTACCCGTGTCTGCTCACGTCAGAACCGGTCACGGCAACGATGATGACCAATGTCATCGCCCTCGACAAGGCGACACCGGCAGCACCGGTTCGTGCATGCAAGAACTGTGCCTCGGCCTCGCTCGTTGACTTCCGGCACCAGTACTGCGAGTACCGAGAGGCGGTGTGA
- a CDS encoding tetratricopeptide repeat protein: MALFDNIFGQGSQNPWIEKGKNHFTQGRYEEAARDLGKALEISDDAVIHHMRGEAFSYLGEPVQAAHEFRACVEKNPKDIAAWEAFGETLMRTGSYTEALKCYDIVTVNRPDALNGWLRKTDCLERLARYTDAAAAAETALALDPDDRILRERAARLHLRAGNTADALTYLNQVLKFCPDNADLLTLTGDALERAGRRKEATDIYMRALKTDTNTVAVAMRLAGLYESLGRFGEAADAYRQAAMAMPENPMPGYYRGASLFWNGEFRECAQSLEIVVKKNPDDLQAWYLMGAALEHTGEYRRAADCFDAMLRIDQTNSLAWYHRGICLLGLSQYEEAYTSLAKVTDSGGDGAVSWISTEAELSLFSSDKKNPGARSMDIDVRMNALASLQADALMHIGREREALTLYSRLIDADRSDLTAWRRKGEALMTIGDYERAGEVLSHVTAAEPEDWTSVALLGDACLHTGKTEQAATYYAAAIKGGITDRNARRKLGIIYQTSGEHAKALAVFDSILEDHPNDPGILALKGNSLLEMGQYEAALGALEPVDAKSGTDLVIKRQIAGALEYLGRYREALQVIEEARAIAPTDMSLLAQKASLLEKAGELEDAAEVYIQVVEAEPGRAGASLRLGESLASLGKYDEAIFFFQRSLERNQENTDAWIALGQTYLRKGDMEDARKCLISAAKTRPQDPAVHYESGRVALALGNTLEALESFDTVLRLKPDHAPALRERAAALLATGRGEEAVDGFTAYLELVPGDNTARTLRAHAYEKAGRYTDAATEYHEVLSLNPHDTDSWLSLAACLLFTGEYEQVADVTEKITAIDPANCQAWEYRASALERLGRYEEAARSYRTASSSGGRSAIVQMHLGTTMMYAGDYAGAAGIFAEASEEDPDRPELQYLLSEAARAAGDMKCALSAAETFRDAEPNLAHAHFTAGVLYERTGRIPEAITAIQSAIEVDKKNVAYWSALGSVLMAAGKFQEAGKVFDQLTTLEGETAATWYGKGRALAETGRHEQAITCFKEALQANPTDDAARSRLGAAYMAIGRYAEAAECLNALSSQREEN; encoded by the coding sequence ATGGCGCTTTTTGACAATATATTCGGACAGGGATCTCAGAATCCCTGGATTGAAAAAGGGAAAAATCATTTCACCCAGGGCAGGTATGAAGAGGCCGCCCGGGATTTGGGGAAGGCACTTGAGATCTCTGACGATGCAGTAATCCATCATATGCGAGGCGAGGCGTTCTCCTACCTTGGAGAGCCGGTACAGGCCGCACATGAATTCCGGGCCTGCGTCGAGAAGAACCCGAAGGACATCGCCGCATGGGAGGCATTTGGCGAGACACTGATGCGTACCGGCAGTTATACCGAGGCACTGAAATGCTATGATATTGTCACCGTAAACCGGCCGGATGCACTGAACGGGTGGCTGAGAAAGACCGACTGCCTCGAACGGCTTGCCCGCTACACCGATGCGGCAGCGGCCGCAGAAACGGCTCTTGCGCTCGACCCGGACGACCGTATCCTCCGCGAACGGGCAGCCCGCCTGCATCTGCGGGCCGGAAATACGGCCGATGCACTCACCTATCTTAATCAGGTACTGAAATTTTGTCCGGACAACGCCGACCTGCTCACGCTCACCGGTGACGCCCTGGAACGGGCGGGAAGGCGCAAAGAGGCAACAGATATCTATATGCGGGCCCTCAAGACGGACACCAATACAGTAGCCGTTGCAATGCGGCTTGCAGGGCTCTATGAATCCCTCGGGCGCTTCGGAGAGGCGGCAGATGCCTACCGGCAGGCCGCGATGGCCATGCCGGAAAACCCGATGCCCGGCTACTACCGTGGTGCCTCCCTCTTCTGGAACGGAGAATTCCGTGAATGCGCACAGTCACTTGAAATTGTCGTCAAAAAGAATCCGGATGATCTGCAGGCCTGGTATCTGATGGGCGCTGCCCTCGAGCACACCGGCGAATACCGGCGGGCGGCAGACTGTTTTGATGCAATGCTGCGTATCGACCAGACAAACAGCCTTGCCTGGTATCACCGGGGCATATGCCTGCTGGGGCTGAGCCAGTACGAAGAGGCCTACACCAGTCTTGCAAAGGTCACCGACAGCGGCGGCGATGGGGCGGTTTCATGGATTAGCACAGAAGCGGAACTCAGCCTGTTTTCCAGTGACAAAAAGAACCCCGGCGCCCGGTCGATGGACATTGACGTCCGGATGAATGCTCTCGCGTCCCTGCAGGCAGATGCACTTATGCACATCGGAAGAGAACGGGAAGCGCTTACCCTTTATTCACGCCTGATTGATGCAGATCGCAGTGATCTCACCGCATGGCGCCGGAAAGGTGAGGCACTCATGACCATCGGTGACTATGAGCGGGCAGGAGAGGTACTCTCCCATGTGACTGCCGCCGAGCCGGAGGACTGGACATCTGTCGCCCTCCTGGGCGATGCCTGTCTGCACACCGGCAAAACTGAACAGGCGGCCACCTATTATGCTGCAGCCATCAAGGGAGGGATAACTGACCGGAATGCACGCCGGAAACTGGGTATCATCTACCAGACCTCCGGTGAACACGCAAAGGCCCTTGCCGTCTTTGATTCGATCCTCGAAGACCACCCCAACGATCCCGGCATTCTTGCACTGAAGGGGAATTCCCTCCTCGAAATGGGCCAGTATGAGGCGGCTCTCGGGGCGCTTGAGCCGGTGGACGCAAAGAGCGGTACAGATCTCGTGATCAAACGACAGATCGCAGGAGCACTGGAATACCTGGGCAGATACCGTGAGGCACTGCAGGTCATCGAGGAGGCACGGGCCATTGCACCCACGGACATGAGCCTTCTTGCCCAGAAGGCATCCCTCCTGGAGAAGGCAGGCGAACTGGAGGATGCGGCAGAGGTCTATATCCAGGTGGTTGAGGCGGAACCGGGACGGGCAGGAGCATCCCTGCGTCTCGGTGAATCCCTTGCATCCCTCGGAAAATATGACGAGGCAATCTTCTTCTTCCAGCGGTCGCTTGAACGCAACCAGGAAAATACGGATGCCTGGATTGCCCTCGGGCAGACCTATCTGCGCAAAGGGGACATGGAAGATGCACGAAAATGCCTCATATCCGCTGCAAAGACCCGGCCGCAAGACCCGGCAGTGCACTACGAATCCGGAAGAGTCGCACTTGCGCTCGGAAATACGTTGGAGGCACTGGAGTCCTTTGATACTGTACTCCGCCTGAAACCGGATCATGCTCCGGCCCTCCGGGAACGTGCAGCAGCCCTCCTTGCGACCGGCCGGGGAGAGGAAGCGGTTGACGGATTTACCGCGTATCTCGAACTGGTGCCCGGCGACAATACCGCCCGCACACTTCGTGCCCATGCCTATGAGAAGGCAGGCCGCTACACAGACGCCGCAACAGAATATCACGAGGTGCTCTCCCTGAATCCGCATGATACCGACAGCTGGCTCTCCCTTGCCGCCTGTCTGCTCTTCACCGGGGAGTATGAACAGGTAGCGGACGTGACGGAAAAAATCACCGCGATTGATCCCGCAAACTGCCAGGCGTGGGAGTATCGGGCATCTGCCCTGGAACGGCTTGGGCGATATGAAGAGGCCGCCCGTTCCTACCGCACAGCCTCGTCATCCGGAGGCAGGAGTGCCATCGTGCAGATGCACCTCGGGACGACAATGATGTATGCCGGTGACTATGCCGGGGCGGCCGGCATCTTTGCAGAGGCATCAGAAGAAGACCCGGACCGGCCTGAACTGCAGTATCTCCTCAGCGAGGCCGCCCGTGCGGCAGGAGACATGAAGTGCGCTCTTTCGGCGGCAGAAACATTCAGAGATGCAGAACCGAATCTGGCCCACGCCCACTTTACGGCAGGCGTCCTCTACGAACGCACCGGCAGGATTCCTGAGGCAATCACTGCTATTCAGTCGGCGATTGAGGTTGACAAAAAGAATGTTGCATACTGGTCAGCACTCGGGTCTGTTCTTATGGCCGCCGGGAAATTCCAGGAGGCAGGAAAGGTATTTGACCAGCTCACTACACTTGAGGGAGAGACAGCTGCCACATGGTATGGAAAAGGACGGGCACTTGCCGAGACGGGCCGGCATGAGCAGGCGATCACCTGCTTTAAAGAAGCACTGCAGGCAAACCCGACAGACGATGCAGCACGCTCCCGCCTTGGTGCGGCATACATGGCCATCGGGCGTTATGCAGAGGCCGCAGAATGTCTGAATGCACTCTCATCCCAAAGAGAGGAAAACTAA
- a CDS encoding hybrid sensor histidine kinase/response regulator, translating into METVPVYRILVVDEEPEVLAVARLFLERDKEIVADTATSPACALAKMDVTPYDVVVSDYMMPDMDGIAFLREVRSRFGDIPFIIMTAYSREEVAIDALNSGADGYLQKGGDIKGTFVELIHLIKNVAGKRDAEQALAESEGRFNDIVENAHDLMYSVRTDGSFILVNRAWRETLGYSKQESASMTVFDVIAPDALDAYMKMFSDLLHGAGQDGFETVFLTKDGRRIPVRGNISCRMAGSIPVSGWGIFHALSGPVEIETDVHTMLAAIRNLPLPIMFTDRNGVITRTNYRAQELFHQACSSLSGVDVRLLFTDPASWDRIMSTLSGSGMWQGEALMQTANEDGGCVLSLCCAVACGSDGMPGVYSVVFPGYSPSAGPDCDFLE; encoded by the coding sequence ATGGAGACAGTACCTGTGTATCGGATTCTCGTTGTGGATGAAGAGCCTGAAGTGCTTGCCGTAGCTCGTCTCTTTCTTGAGCGGGACAAGGAGATTGTCGCAGACACCGCTACCTCTCCTGCCTGTGCTCTCGCGAAGATGGATGTCACCCCATACGATGTCGTCGTATCTGATTATATGATGCCTGATATGGACGGCATCGCCTTTCTCCGGGAAGTCCGGTCACGATTCGGTGATATTCCCTTCATCATCATGACCGCGTATTCACGTGAGGAGGTGGCAATCGATGCACTCAACAGCGGGGCAGACGGGTACCTGCAGAAGGGGGGGGACATCAAAGGGACCTTCGTTGAACTAATACACCTCATAAAAAATGTCGCCGGGAAACGGGACGCTGAACAGGCCCTTGCAGAGAGTGAGGGTCGGTTTAACGATATTGTCGAGAATGCTCATGACCTGATGTATAGTGTACGCACGGACGGGAGTTTTATTCTGGTGAATCGTGCCTGGCGGGAAACGCTTGGGTACAGTAAACAGGAGTCTGCCTCAATGACGGTCTTTGATGTCATTGCACCTGATGCGCTGGATGCGTATATGAAAATGTTTTCCGATCTTCTGCATGGTGCAGGCCAGGATGGGTTTGAGACAGTATTTCTTACAAAAGATGGCAGACGAATTCCTGTGCGGGGGAATATCAGCTGTCGTATGGCTGGCAGCATACCGGTATCGGGCTGGGGTATTTTTCATGCCCTATCCGGGCCGGTGGAAATTGAAACCGATGTACACACCATGCTCGCGGCCATCCGAAACCTCCCTCTGCCCATTATGTTTACCGATAGAAACGGGGTGATTACCCGGACGAACTACCGGGCACAGGAACTCTTCCACCAGGCATGTTCCTCCCTTTCAGGAGTGGATGTCAGACTTCTCTTCACGGACCCTGCATCCTGGGATCGGATTATGTCCACCCTGTCCGGAAGCGGTATGTGGCAGGGGGAGGCATTGATGCAGACCGCAAATGAAGACGGCGGCTGCGTGCTCTCCCTCTGCTGTGCTGTTGCCTGTGGTAGCGACGGGATGCCGGGAGTGTACAGCGTGGTTTTTCCCGGATATTCCCCGTCTGCGGGCCCTGATTGTGATTTCCTTGAATAA
- a CDS encoding DUF4013 domain-containing protein — translation MAIGILITLIVAIICGLFSNIGIVRFARTEKVGEAFAFGEIKKKIEEIGWANYIIALIVLVIVMVVIVFALAIIPIIGWILMFAAFPFLNILSARFISNLYDSAETA, via the coding sequence ATGGCCATCGGTATCCTGATCACCCTCATTGTCGCCATCATCTGCGGATTGTTCTCCAACATCGGCATTGTCCGGTTTGCCCGGACAGAGAAGGTCGGGGAGGCTTTTGCATTCGGTGAAATCAAGAAGAAGATCGAAGAGATTGGCTGGGCAAACTACATCATCGCACTCATTGTCCTTGTCATTGTGATGGTTGTCATCGTATTCGCCCTCGCAATCATCCCCATCATCGGGTGGATTCTCATGTTCGCGGCGTTCCCGTTCCTGAATATCCTGTCAGCACGCTTCATCAGCAACCTGTATGACAGTGCAGAAACAGCCTGA
- a CDS encoding DUF4013 domain-containing protein gives MGIGDNLGESFEYAKEALVGKWVKWILLIIISIIPIVDFILYGYTIRVMRGIKPAPELEDYVQLFVDGLLYIIISIVWMIPAIIIGVILIGGSVGVAMMSDPAAAGAAIAGMGIGLLVTFIVAILCGLFATIGIVRFARMEKFGEAFAFGAIKDKIGEIGWGNYIISLIVVGIVVGIIYFILAIIPIIGWLLMFIALPFLAIFSARFICNLYDSAGTA, from the coding sequence ATGGGAATTGGAGATAATCTTGGCGAATCCTTTGAGTATGCAAAGGAAGCACTGGTTGGAAAATGGGTCAAATGGATCCTTTTGATCATCATCAGCATCATTCCGATTGTGGACTTTATCTTGTATGGCTACACCATCCGGGTGATGCGGGGTATCAAACCGGCACCGGAACTGGAAGACTATGTACAGCTCTTCGTTGACGGACTGTTGTATATTATCATCTCGATTGTATGGATGATTCCTGCGATCATTATCGGCGTGATTCTCATCGGCGGTTCAGTCGGGGTTGCAATGATGTCTGACCCTGCGGCAGCAGGTGCGGCAATTGCAGGCATGGGCATCGGCCTCCTCGTCACATTCATCGTCGCTATCCTCTGCGGACTGTTTGCCACCATCGGTATCGTCCGGTTTGCACGCATGGAGAAGTTCGGCGAAGCATTTGCATTCGGTGCAATCAAAGACAAGATCGGCGAGATCGGCTGGGGCAACTACATCATTTCACTCATTGTAGTCGGCATTGTAGTCGGAATCATCTATTTCATTCTCGCAATCATCCCCATCATCGGATGGCTGCTCATGTTCATTGCGCTACCGTTCCTTGCCATCTTCTCGGCCCGGTTTATCTGCAACCTGTACGACAGTGCAGGCACAGCCTGA
- a CDS encoding adenosylcobinamide amidohydrolase has translation MTDNAGNGTTEVLCEMAGGETVYRNGTCIVAVLPPGRTVLSTSWLNGGCRKGLRMVFNHQLSEGSCRSDDLEGGGIEAYLRLTASRLGFDPDLATGMLTKADMGNAAVATHTFRDLAVTAVITGGIEVNGGRAGDPASFYEENGEFGDLGGTINTMLFISACLPPETMTRVVMTAAEAKASALQELMAPSQYSEGIATGSGTDMITVVSDGTSPLFVTNAGKHAKLGELIGRCVREATRDALGRQTGLGSESQQNMLVRLERFGIGEEDFWEAASGLPGEHNREAFLSSLRKRATDPVLVAATASVLHIADEVAWGLLPPEAGMHVARSMMTGMTAATGTDGPAGFDKAGNDGHTIPEEWVRFVSICIEKHQSFIH, from the coding sequence ATGACAGACAACGCAGGAAACGGGACGACGGAGGTGCTTTGTGAGATGGCAGGGGGGGAGACGGTGTACCGTAACGGGACGTGTATCGTGGCCGTTCTGCCGCCGGGTCGTACGGTGCTCTCCACCTCGTGGCTGAACGGCGGCTGCCGGAAGGGTCTCCGAATGGTCTTCAACCACCAGTTGTCAGAGGGTTCCTGCCGTTCGGACGATCTGGAAGGAGGAGGTATCGAGGCGTATCTGCGGCTCACGGCCTCCCGTCTCGGCTTTGATCCGGATCTGGCAACAGGCATGCTCACCAAAGCGGATATGGGCAATGCCGCCGTTGCCACCCATACCTTTCGCGACCTTGCCGTGACGGCGGTTATCACCGGCGGTATTGAGGTGAATGGCGGCCGGGCCGGTGACCCTGCATCCTTTTATGAGGAGAACGGTGAATTCGGCGATCTGGGGGGAACCATAAACACCATGCTCTTCATCAGTGCATGCCTTCCCCCGGAGACCATGACCCGCGTGGTGATGACCGCAGCAGAAGCGAAGGCCTCGGCCCTGCAGGAGCTGATGGCCCCGTCGCAGTATTCCGAAGGCATTGCGACAGGTTCCGGAACGGACATGATCACGGTAGTGAGCGACGGCACCAGTCCGCTCTTTGTCACCAATGCCGGCAAACATGCAAAACTGGGGGAACTCATCGGCCGGTGCGTCCGGGAGGCGACCCGCGACGCACTGGGAAGACAGACGGGGCTTGGGTCGGAGAGCCAGCAGAATATGCTCGTCCGGCTCGAACGATTTGGCATAGGAGAAGAGGACTTCTGGGAAGCGGCGTCCGGTCTTCCCGGTGAACACAACCGTGAGGCGTTCCTGTCCTCCCTCCGGAAACGGGCGACAGACCCTGTCCTCGTCGCGGCCACTGCCTCCGTTCTGCACATCGCTGATGAGGTGGCGTGGGGACTTCTCCCTCCCGAAGCCGGAATGCATGTGGCCCGTTCGATGATGACGGGGATGACTGCCGCTACCGGGACGGACGGGCCCGCCGGTTTCGATAAAGCCGGTAACGATGGTCATACAATTCCTGAAGAGTGGGTCCGGTTCGTGTCGATATGCATCGAAAAACACCAATCCTTTATTCATTAG